In Ascaphus truei isolate aAscTru1 chromosome 5, aAscTru1.hap1, whole genome shotgun sequence, one genomic interval encodes:
- the LOC142494668 gene encoding uncharacterized protein LOC142494668 encodes MYEIPTIATFYTLPKIHKNQERPPGRPIVSGNNNLTENTSRYLDRILRPFVLALPSYIKDTKDTLLRLNGITTGNDTWLVTLDVESLYTSILHTSGLTACNYFLSTRHCGYVEHNKLVLNLLTFVLTHNYFLFDGLFYHQTQGTAMGTSCAPTYANLYLGCPDIAGIPTGDQSHKVAMYADDVILTLSKHCCAPVELQNLIWLPKNSVNRMEWPLQTMVNSLKVWESTKNRYGVEPPVLVKLEKEIELEETLLIESGPLAPTSIPKSCCHREELSEAMKHIAEDPPCNCSHRFSIEYLSEGRYRLGDKIIFIRMLHGKHVMVRVGGGWDTLQGFLLKYDPCRVLQFSTLEQKILQFQKGGKHENVSRTPRPPVMNPLSAVGASRKPNSNVSTPMMSSKTNPRNNPSPALTSQRGANHVPPAAVRPKVQSTQRKGSPLFVEPQRKVAKKLTSPQTGTTSLTTKGLQNNGSATNPCISSLSRTTTPASKVTQKTTNVQSSSADLLQRAVQSKLLQPPKTYPKASSRLQTLSKNISDSHPHSGSSKVAVSSIKPTITTSPPSPRHGSSNAKKPEETTKSSWKSPSNHPSAANVQLSKDETKQSKKADIHKNNLAICGVFTCR; translated from the exons ATGTATGAAATACCTACCATAGCCACGTTCTACACACTCCCAAAAATCCACAAAAATCAGGAAAGACCACCGGGGAGACCAATAGTGTCTGGCAACAATAATTTGACAGAAAATACCAGTAGGTACCTTGATAGAATTTTAAGGCCTTTTGTCTTAGCATTACCGTCCTATATTAAAGACACCAAGGACACCTTGCTAAGACTTAATGGGATTACAACTGGAAATGACACCTGGCTGGTAACCCTTGATGTGGAATCACTATATACAAGTATTCTGCATACAAGTGGACTGACAGCATGTAATTATTTTCTGTCAACCAGACACTGTGGATATGTGGAACATAATAAGTTGGTGCTGAATCTCCTGACCTTTGTGTTgacacacaactattttttattcGATGGCTTattctaccaccagacccagggtacagctatggggacgTCTTGTGCCCCTACTTATGCgaacttgtacctgggctg TCCAGATATAGCAGGAATACCAACAGGTGATCAGTCACATAAAGTGGCGATGTACGCGGACGACGTGATTTTAACATTGTCCAAACATTGCTGTGCACCCGTAGAGCTGCAGAACCTGATTTGGCTACCCAAGAACAGTGTAAACCGAATGGAATGGCCGCTCCAAACCATGGTCAATTCCTTGAAGGTGTGGGAGTCCACTAAAAATAG GTATGGCGTGGAGCCCCCAGTGCTAGTAAAATTGGAGAAAGAAATTGAGCTGGAAGAAACGTTGTTAATTGAATCAGGACCATTAGCCCCCACAAGCATCCCAAAATCTTGCTGTCACCGTGAGGAGCTATCTGAAGCT ATGAAGCACATTGCAGAAGATCCTCCCTGCAACTGTTCCCATCGGTTCTCTATTGAGTATTTATCTGAAGGTCGTTATCGATTGGGCGATAAAATTATTTTCATAAGG ATGCTACATGGAAAACATGTCATGGTACGAGTAGGTGGTGGCTGGGACACACTTCAAGGGTTTCTGCTGAAATATGATCCTTGTCGAGTGCTACAGTTTTCAACTCTAGAGCAAAAAATTCTACAATTCCAAAAAGGAGGTAAACATGAAAATGTGTCAAGAACTCCACGGcctcctgtaatgaaccctttaTCTGCTGTTGGTGCTTCTCGAAAGCCAAATTCCAATGTATCTACTCCAATGATGTCTTCAAAAACTAACCCCAGAAATAATCCTTCACCTGCTCTGACTTCCCAAAGAGGAGCAAACCATGTACCGCCTGCAGCGGTGCGTCCTAAAGTCCAAAGCACACAAAGAAAAGGATCCCCATTGTTTGTCGAACCTCAAAGAAAAGTTGCAAAAAAATTGACTTCTCCTCAAACTGGCACTACTTCACTTACTACCAAAGGTTTACAAAATAATGGTTCTGCCACAAACCCTTGTATATCTAGTCTATCAAGAACCACAACTCCTGCATCTAAAGTAACTCAAAAGACCACAAACGTACAGTCTTCTTCTGCAGACTTGTTGCAACGTGCAGTTCAAAGCAAACTGCTGCAGCCACCCAAGACATATCCCAAAGCATCATCACGACTCCAAACACTATCAAAAAATATTTCTGATTCGCACCCACATTCAGGATCTTCAAAAGTAGCTGTGAGTTCCATTAAGCCAACTATTACAACGTCACCTCCTAGTCCTAGGCATGGTTCTTCAAATGCTAAAAAGCCTGAAGAAACAACAAAATCCAGCTGGAAAAGCCCCAGCAATCACCCCTCTGCTGCAAACGTACAATTATCTAAAGACGAGACGAAACAAAGTAAAAAGGCAGATATTCATAAAAATAATCTCGCCATTTGTGGCGTCTTCACATGTAGATAA